In the Natrinema sp. CBA1119 genome, GTCGGAACTCGACGAGGACTCGTTCGACGAACTCGGTGTCGGTCGCTCCCACGAGGACGCCGAACCCGGAGACGAGCCGTCGAGTTGACTGCGGGCTCGAGACTGTCGACTCGAGACTGCTGACAGGAGAGGGACGATCGACGAAGCGATGACGTGCCGATCGAACGGAGCGACGACGTGCCGATGCAATCGACGGAGAGAGAAACGGCGCTACTGCACTGTACCCGTCCGACCCAGTTCGGTTCCTTCGTTTCCGTTCCCCTCGAGAGGGGGACGGTCAGGCGTACTTTGGACGTTCGGTCGTGTGCTCGACCTCGCCAGTGACGGTCTCTTCCTCGCTATCGTCGTCGTAGACGTACTGCCCGGTCGCCCCACACAGGGTGCACTCGTACGTCTCGGAGATCTCGTTTATCATCTCGCCGTCCTCGAAGTAGACGCGACTCTGCGTGATCTGCAGGAACTGGGCGGTCTCGCAGTTAGTGCAGGTGATCATACTCATTTGATGGCCAGCACCAGATGTAGTTATCCGGCTTGTAACCGAAAGGCAAAGACGACTATGAGGGTCTTACCCACCGACCGCTATCGAACGGGGATCCGGGCGACTCGCCCCGTCGTTCGCGGCCGATCGAGCGAGAGTAACTGTTTCGTACCCCGGGACGGAGGCGGGATCGTCCCGATAGCTCGACGACGAGCATACCGTCGAAAAGCCGCTTTTCCAGCCGTAATGAAACGGTTATCGTCTCACTTATCGAGGTGAAACCGAGCGACAACGACCGGTGCGGAAAGGCGATTCGAGGTCGAGGGAAGCGCGACCGGTTTGCGCCGACGGACGCACCGATCGATACGGTAGCGGAGGGGCAATCATCGGTCGACGGAGATTCGATTATCGATCGACGGAGACCCGATCACCGGTTCGAGCCGCCTCGTAAGCCGCTTCGGTCAGCGCCGTCACCCGGAGCGCGTCGTGGACCGTCGCCGGCGGCTCGGTTCCGTTTCTGACGCTCTCGAGGAACGCGTCAGCCCGGGTCTGTTCGTCGCGGGGGTCGATGTAGGGAACGTACTCCCCGGCGTCGGGATCGATTTCGACGACTTTTCGAGACCCCCACTGCGTTCCCTCGAGGTAGATCGCACCCTCACCGTCCCAGAGGTGGATATGCTCGCGGACCGACGGCGCGTCGCCGTGAAACGAAAACGTGCCCGTCGCACCGTTTTCGAACCGAACGTCGAGGTGAGCGCGGCGGTCGACTCGCTGCTCGTCGTCGTGAAACGCCATGCTCGCGGCGACGGACGCCGGCTCGAGGCCGGTTGTCCAGAGAACACCGTCGAGGACGTGGCTGCCGGTATCGTAGAGAAAGCCGCCCCCGGACAGATCGGGATCGAGCCGCCAGGTCCCTCGCGAATCGTCGATCCACCCCTGCGTGATCGAGGCGGTCAGCCACTCCGGTTTCCGGTCGGCGAACCGGTCGCGCGCCGTTCGAAACGCCGTCTGAAGGTGGCGCTGGTAGCCGACCATCACGGTCCGATCGCTTCGATCGACTCGATCCGCGAGGTCGCGGGCCCGCTCGAGGTCGGTCGTCAGCGGTTTGTCGCAGTAGACGTGGTGGCCCCGCTCGAGGGCGGCGACGACTTGCTCGTAATGGAGGGTGTGGGGCGTCCCGACGAGCACTGCGTCGAGAGACGCCTCCGCGAGCATCGCCTCGTACTCGGCGTATTGCTGATCTGCGGACACGCCGAACCCGCGGCCAACCTCGTCGCGGAGCGCCGCATCGAGATCGCAGACCGCGCGGACGGTCGCGTCAGGGTGACGGTGAAACTGGCCACCGACGGTGGTTCCGATGTAGCCCAGTCCGACGATACCGATCCGGATCGGCCGCGATCCGTCGTCATCACTCATACGATCCCGTACGGGCTGCAGTCCCATCCCTCTGGAGGCGTCGCAAGCAAGTATCTCCACCCGATCGACCATTCGAGTCCGATCTCGAGACGGGCGAGGGTTCGACCGATCCGCTACTCGAGTCCGTTCGTCCACGCAGGTCCGTTCCGTTCGTCAACGCGAGCGAGTACCAACGGCCGGGGTGTACCAACCGGTAGCAGGGTGCTACGATCGGAGTAGACGGTGCCTGCGTTCGGTTCGGAGTCGCTACCGGGAGCCAAGCGGATGCATAACAATGGGTAACACGTGCAACGTTCGACCTGCGGGGTTGTAACTCCCCGCCGGGTACGCGCTCGGCCCATCTGTGCGCTGACCAGCCGATTGCGTGCGTTCGTGCCCGGATCGCTCGGACGTGGACTCGCCCCCGCTTCGAGTACGCTCATGTCTCTCACGCCCAGGGCGGTTCCCGCCCGCCCGGGTTTCACGATACGCAAACCGGATAGCCGCAGCTCTCGGGGACGGAGCCCAGCAGTGAAAAACGAGCGGGACGATGATCCCAGTTCGCGCTCAGAACTCGGTGATGACCGGAATGCCGACCGTTCCGTAGTCGTCCATCGAGGCGAGCGTCTCGGGAGCCTCCTCGAGCGACAGTGTCTCGCCGATGATCTTGTCTGGCTCGAGGGTGCCCTGTGCGATCAGGTTAAACAGTTCCTCGTAGCGGACCAGCGGCATCCCGAAGGAGCCGTGGAAGTCGATCTCCTGCATCGTCATGATGTCGACGGGGAGTTCGATCTGGCCCTCCTCCTCGCCGGTCGTCAGTCCGACCTGCACGTGGCTACCCCGCGTGCCGAGGCTGTTGACCGAGTTCTTGCAGGTATCGGCGACGCCCAGTGCGTCGATCGAGACATCGGCACCGCCGTCCGTGATGGCCTGGACCGCCTGGGCCGAACTGTCGACTTCCGTCACGTTGACCGTCTCCCGGGCACCGAGTTCCTCGGCGCGCTCGAGTTTGTCGTCGACGAGGTCGATCGCGATCGGGTGGGCACCCAGCGCGTCCGCGATGTGGATCGCCGAGAGGCCGACGCCGCCACAACCGTGGATGGCGACCCAGTCGCCGGGTCGAAGGTCGGCCCGGTCGGCCAGCGCGTGGTAGGCCGTCATGAACCGGCAGCCGAGACCCGCCATCTCCGCGAAACCGACATCGTCGGGGAGTTTCACGCAGTTGAAGTCGGCTTCCCGAACGGGGAACGCCTCCGCGAACGCGCCCTGTGAGTACTCCGACAGACCAAGCGGAAGCACCGTCTCGCAGTTGTTCGCCCGACCCTCGCGGCAGTGTGGACAGGTGCCGTCGCCCAGGTGGAACGGCACCGCGACGCGGTCGCCTTCCTCGAGGGTCTCGACGTCGCTTCCGACCGCCGAAACGACGCCGGCGGGCTCGTGGCCGAGGATCTGTCCTTCCGGGACGCCCGCGCCGATCCAGCTCCAGTCGCCCTGCCAGGCGTGCCAGTCGCTTCGACAGATCCCACACGCTTCTGTCTCGACGATTACCTGATCGGCTCCCGGCTCCGGATAGTCGACGTCTTTGACCGTCAGCGGTTCCCCATGTTCTTCGAGTACGGCTGCTCGCATGTTCCAACGGTAGTGGCAGCGAGTATAAAAGTGTAGGCGGTACGCTATCCAGTTGTCAGAAACTATCCGTGAGTTGTTTCCCGTTGTACAATTGGATTGGGCCGGGAATCCAGCCGAACCCCCTCGATACCAATCGGTGGCGAACAGATCTCGACAACGGGACACAGATGTACAGTGAAGTTGAAACGATATCGGTACGGGACGGAACGGTCCTTCGAATCGGACGAATCGCTTCGAGGAGCCGATCGCTATCGTACTGGCCCTCGAAAGCGTTGACCCGAATACCCTATTCTGAATGATTATCTATTAAAATATGAAAGTTATTATATATTTGTTCGGCCGATGTGGTGGCAATCACAGAAGTTCGCACGATAGAGGGGAGAAAAAGA is a window encoding:
- a CDS encoding Gfo/Idh/MocA family protein, translating into MSDDDGSRPIRIGIVGLGYIGTTVGGQFHRHPDATVRAVCDLDAALRDEVGRGFGVSADQQYAEYEAMLAEASLDAVLVGTPHTLHYEQVVAALERGHHVYCDKPLTTDLERARDLADRVDRSDRTVMVGYQRHLQTAFRTARDRFADRKPEWLTASITQGWIDDSRGTWRLDPDLSGGGFLYDTGSHVLDGVLWTTGLEPASVAASMAFHDDEQRVDRRAHLDVRFENGATGTFSFHGDAPSVREHIHLWDGEGAIYLEGTQWGSRKVVEIDPDAGEYVPYIDPRDEQTRADAFLESVRNGTEPPATVHDALRVTALTEAAYEAARTGDRVSVDR
- a CDS encoding zinc-dependent alcohol dehydrogenase family protein, whose protein sequence is MRAAVLEEHGEPLTVKDVDYPEPGADQVIVETEACGICRSDWHAWQGDWSWIGAGVPEGQILGHEPAGVVSAVGSDVETLEEGDRVAVPFHLGDGTCPHCREGRANNCETVLPLGLSEYSQGAFAEAFPVREADFNCVKLPDDVGFAEMAGLGCRFMTAYHALADRADLRPGDWVAIHGCGGVGLSAIHIADALGAHPIAIDLVDDKLERAEELGARETVNVTEVDSSAQAVQAITDGGADVSIDALGVADTCKNSVNSLGTRGSHVQVGLTTGEEEGQIELPVDIMTMQEIDFHGSFGMPLVRYEELFNLIAQGTLEPDKIIGETLSLEEAPETLASMDDYGTVGIPVITEF